Genomic segment of Parageobacillus genomosp. 1:
ACTTTTTTATCTTTGCTGCGCGTATACTTTTTCTCCCGCCCCTTCTGTTTCCGAATAAGCCAGCAGCCAAGCAGGTAAATAGGAAGGACAAGTTCCAGTGCTCCGATAAACACATACAAAAACTGCCGGGTAGATGCCATCGTAGACAAATGGAGTTCTATATTGCTTAATTTATAATAAGAAACGGCGACCATAAACCCGGCAACAAGTACATTGATCACATGCAGGAAAAGTACGTCTTTCCAACGAAAAAACATTCTTTCTATTTGTTCCTTTACCAATAACAAAACAGCAATAGAGCTTACGCAAAGCAACATGGAAATAAAAAGTGCGGCCATCCTCGATTCCCCTTCCCCTTCACGCTTTACCGTAAAAATTTCCCATCAATGAACCGCTTTTTGCTGCGCAAACTAACAGTGACCATATCGAACTTCTGCACGACGAAAGTCGGCAAGTTCTGGCGTACTAAAGAGCTTTTCCTATTCGTGTGTGCAGGCACTCGTTCTTGTTCCGTCAAGGATCATGGTAAACACTGGTGTTTAGCGCCCTTTGGACCAGTTCAGAACCGTTTTCCACTTCATCCGATGGCTCGAGTCACGGGGTGAAGTAGCTATATACTTTTGTAAACAAGGAGGAAACTGTTTATGGGTAAAAAACATCGCAACCGTATTAACGGACAAAAAAAGAATAACCATATTCCGAAGGAAGCACTAATCGCAGAGGATGCGGCACATGCGAAAGAATACTCTGCCGCAGGAGGACGGAAAAACGGACCAGGGCATCATGACAACCCAGAGTCATAAATAAGGCTTCACTACGTAAAAAATCATAAATGGAAACCCTTGTGCAATAACAAGGGTTTTCATGTTGATGGGTCCACTTCATCAAAAGACAGTGTCACCACTTTTGTATACTCCCCGCGAACCATTTCTTCTTTCGTCGCTTTTTCGTTCAGCTCTTCGTCGTCATCTATTCCCGGCGCTATTGTTGGGTAATCGTGCTCCTTCTTGTTGCGTTCCAAATAATCGTCCCCCCTTTCCGTTATTATCCGTTTCCAAAATTCGCACAAACTATTCGACTTTTTTCTTCATTATACCATTATCTATTCTTATTTGTGTAGAATTTTTTGAATTTTTAATCAGCAAACATGAAGGCGATTGATTTTTCTCCACCCTTCCGGACATAGCCTGTAGTACACTTGTCCCTTTATTCCTTCATCAATAAGTACAATATCTCCGGTACCCATAAAACGGGCATGATAATCTTCGGGCATTAAATCCGCTACGTTAAACATACGATAAAGATAGGACAATGCTTCATGGTGGCTTGATGCTTTCACCGTCAGCCTATATACTTGCCGATATCCTTTTGTTTGGCCAAAATGCGGCGTCTGAAAAATGGTGACATCATAAGCGCGATGGACATGAAGCATTTTTTTCATCAATAAACGTACCATCGTTCCACTCTCCTTTTGCCAGACAAATGTTAGTATTTATTCCATAATATTTGTGATTAACCATGTCGATTCCTTTAGCAAAATTGCTGTTGTTTTGTCGAATGGTATCATGAGTGTTGATGATCCATTTGTTGAAATTTCACAAAGCCGATATATCCGGCTAAAATAGCAGATGCGCCTGGCTTTTCTGCGTGCCGCATGCCCAGTCGGCAAGCACTGGCCTGCCGAAACATTGATTCTTGTTGGTCAATCAACACGCCTGAAATGGTATGCTGCTTTGGTCAGTACCGGTTCTGCTTTTTGGCAAACATCTTATTCCAAACTGTTAGGATTTGCTAGAGGCATGGATTGGCTGCGCCCGAATAAATGATGATCGAACGGAAAAAATGAAAATACAAGATGTGCTAGCAAAGGAGGAGAACTGAATTATCCAAATTCGCACGTTCCTGCAAATGATCCATCCAATCCAATACATCTATCGTTCTTTTTTATACCGCCATCACATCCCGATCGCTTCTTCACATCTTTTGCTCGACCTTGCTCGCCGCTGGGAAAATCCGCCGCCTTCGATCAGCCTCACCGATGAAGAGCGGCAAATCGTCAGCTCCATTCGCCAAAAAACGGCGAAATATAATCGCAATAATATTACGCGGACGGCAGCCTATTTTAATTTTTTTCAGGCTCATCCTGAAGTGCATTGGGCATTTTTGGCACATATCGTTTCACGAAACGGCGGATGGAATATGACCGATTTACGTGGAAGTGTCATTCCCCGCCTTCTTCCCGAAAAGCAGATCAACCCGTTCTTTTTATTTTTAGAAAGAGCAAATGCGCTTATTTTTCATGACGCCTATCCGCAGCTTTTGCTGTATGAAGAAAGCAAACAAAAGAAAAAACCACTATTCCATTTGCTTCCTTGTTTTGCTGTATCATCCTTTATGAAGCCCTTTTGGGAATATTTTTGGGAAACGAAAGATGCGCCGGTCATCACCGTGGCGTTAATTATTAACGAACAGCAATATATTCAAAAGCGCGTCATCGAAAATCCATTTTTCCAAACGCACGTGCTTTCGACCATGCCGTTTATTGCTGAGCAATGGCTTGGCTTTAACGATGTGCTCATTCCTTATAAAGCGGGGCGCCGCGTTCGTCTTGCCGGCACAACTGTTCGCGATTTTGCCGATGTCCATCACCGCATTCATATCGGTAAAACGCTTTACAGTATGTTGTTTTTCGAAAAACGGCTCACAAAGCGGGCATATCAATTTGCCCGTGAAGTGGCCCATACCGGCTCGCGGGCAGACTTTTGGCCGCAATGTTTCTCCGCCGAAGCAACGGATTCGTCACGCATTTACAGCCCACGTTTAGAGGCGGTTTGGCCGGATATTTTTCATTCGTTTTCCGACCGCCGCGACTGGTTTACCGACAAAACGATTATTCAAATGATGGAAACCATTCCTGCCGTCGAACATAAAGATATAACCGCCAATTATATGCATAACGTGGAGATGCTGCGAACAGCAGCGATCACTGTCCAATAAAAAACGACGAGTGGCATTACTCGTCGTCTTCTATGTCCAGCTCCTCGTCAATAATGCATTTTTCCAGCAAATAATCAAACGTAATATCGGCCAGCTCTTCCAATTCCGTCTGCGTTGGCACAAAACCGCGGCGGATCAATTCATGATAAAAAAATTCAGCAATTTCCTCCGTATCAATGACCACTTCGATTTCCTTCACGACCTCTCGCCCCCTTTGTAATGTTGTATGTAACATTGTACCGTTTTATGTCAAACAAAATTCCTTATCGATGTACTATTTTTCCCGGCTTGGCCATATATGTAGTAACAAAAACGATCACGGGGGAATTGAACATGGACAAGCAGGCAATGGCAGATAAAATAATGGAAACAGTTGTAAACAGTTTGACAGTCATAGTGATGGTTGCCGGGATTCCTTACTTCCTGTTTATTTTATATCAATTTCTATTATGGTAATTAGCCATCATTTGTAAACGTTTTACAACCGTTTCCATCATCTGTTTATACTGTTCATCGTGAAACCATTCATATAGGAATTTGTAATCGTTATACATATCAAGCAGCTCATCAATCGATGGCAACTTTGCCGCCTCTTCCGCAGAAGAAAGAAGAGCATATGTTTTCATTGGTGCAGATAGAACAATATCTTGTATGAGAATAATAGAAGTTTCTTCATCATCCGCTAGCGGGATCATATCTTCCATATGGACTTCAATTTCCCAGCCGTCGATTAACCGTTGTAATTCATAGATCGTTTCTTCCCATCCCTCCCCATGATAACGGTAAATTTCCGTGCGCACTCCAACCACTTTAAATAAATGGTCGCCGTAGTCGCGGACGCGGACAATTTCACCCAAGAAAAACGGCAGCTCCACTTCTATTTCTTCTGTAATCCATAAATCGCCGTCAAAGTCGGATAACAATACTAACATATGTTCCATAAATAAGCTGCGGCTATGGTTAATTTCATATAAAAATGTATCATTGATTTGTTGAATGTCGGTAATCGTGCCAACCGTTCCGTACAGTGTGTTTACGACAATATCCCCGACCGAAAATTTTGGGCGCTTTGGGCCACTCATTCATATCCCCCCACCTAAAGCAGTGATAATACATTATATGCATATACCAATGAGTGGACACCTTAAGCGCCGCGGAAAAACATATGACAGCGCTTTCACGAAAGGGCGGAAGCAATATTATGCCTCCTGTATAAATTGTTCCCAAAGCTCATCAAATACGATCATGCTGTCTAAATAATCACCGTTTAGCTCCAAATACTGGCTAATTTCGTCATAATCTGCCGATGATTTCGGAAAACTATGATCATAATACGCTCCGTTGGCAAAGCGCACAAACGGGTCTTCTCTTTTGCCGTCACGGAATTTCAATAAATAACGATAAAATGATCTTGCCATCTTTCCCCATCCTCTTCCTTCCTATTTCTTTGTTGTCATTTTAATGAGTTTTTTTCATTTTGTGAAGCATTTTTTCTAGAAAAAATTAGGAATACCACTCCTTCCCGTTTCTAACTCTTCTTTGTATTGAAATAGTACGCACTAGAAATCGTTTTCATGAGAAAAAATGATAAAAAAGACGCTTTCATTGCTTTTTTTCCTCATTGTTGCGCAATAATGCTTTTATGAATCCATATTGCCGCTTGTGCGCCTTCGCCCATGGCGATCGTTACTTGTTCGGAATGAACGCCGATGTCGCCCGCCGCCCAAATGTTAGGGACATTGGTTTGTTTCGTGCGCGGATTAGTCGGAATGTGTTTATTTTCTAATCGCTCTACGCCAAGCTGTTTTGCTAAATCCGTATTGACTTTGTTATGGCCAAAGGCAATAAAACCGCGCTCCGCGAAAATTTCGTTGCCGTTTTGCAGGCGGACACCGGAAAACTCTGGACCTTCCTTGACGAGCACGGATGCAATCGGCTCGCGAAGGTAACGAATCCCTTTCTCCTGCAGCTGTTTCTGCCATGTTGCTGATAGCTCTTCGCCGTCGTGATTAATATAAATAATGTCTTTCGTCCAATATAACAGCGTTATGGCCATATTGGCCCCGGCAGTGCCCGCGCCAAGCACGATCACTTTTTTATTGGTGACTTCATATCCGTCGCAGTCCGGGCACACGTAAACGCTTGTCCCTAAACATGGAATCAGATTTGGAATCGGCGGAATCCGGTCTTTTACCCCTGTTGCAAACAGCAGGCGCTCGCTTTCATATGTATTTCCGCTTTTTCCGAACAAAACAAATACGTTGCCTTTTTTCTCGGCGGCGATTACTTCATCATCGGCAAAATGCACGCCGTATTGTTCCGCCTGCTTTCTTCCAAGCGCACGCAGCATCTCCCCGCTTACCCCGTCCGGCCAGCCAAGCACGTTATGGTACGCACGGCAAAGGGTAGAACGGCCGTTATTGGCGTCAATTACCAAAACGCGGTGACGGTAGCGGCCGAGTTGAATCGCCGCCTGCAATCCAGCAATTCCTCCCCCGATAATAATGCATTCATACATGTTGTTTCACTCCCGATTATCGCTTTTATCTTTTATTGTCTGCTGCTTGTTCCTATTCATGCATAAAAAAATGCTGTCTCCATATACAGGAGACAGCATTGATAAACTAGGAGCAAATCGTTTGCTCTTCTGCAGAAAAATCAATTTCAAAGCCGAGATCTTCGAGCATTTGATAATCAGCCGATTTCTCTTGACCGGCTGTTGTCAAATAATCACCGACAAAAATCGAGTTAGCCGCATATAAGCCGAGCGGCTGCAGCGAGCGCAAATTGACTTCACGCCCGCCGGCGATGCGGATTTCTTTCGTCGGGTTCATGTAGCGGAACAAAGCCAGCACTTTCAAGCAGTAGCGCGGATCCAATTCGTTCGTTCCTTCAAGCGGCGTCCCATCAATCGCATTCAAAAAGTTGACTGGGATCGAATCAGCATCAAGAACACGCAAGCTCCGCGCCATATTCACCACATCTTGTTTTGTTTCTTTCATGCCGATAATGACGCCCGAACATGGAGAAATGCCCGCTTCTTTCACTGCTTCCACCGTTTGCACACGATCATCGTATGTATGGGAAGTCGTAATGTTCGGATGATGTTCTTTCGACGTATTAATGTTATGGTTATAGCGGTCGACTCCCGCTTCTTTGAGGCGCGCCGCTTGTTCTGGCTTTAAAATGCCAAGGCAGGCGCAAACTTTTAGCCCAAACCGCTCCTTAATTTCTTTGACCGCGGAAACGACGGTATCGATTTCTTTTTCGCTCGGACCACGGCCGCTCGCGACAATGCAGTACGTGCCAATGCGCAGGCGGTATGCTTCTTCCGCGCCGCGCAGGAGCGTTTCTTTATCAACCATTTTATAGGTTTTCACCGGCGCCGTTGAAACGGCGGACTGGGAGCAATATCCACAGTTTTCCGGGCACAGCCCCGATTTGGCGTTAATGATCATGTTAAGTTTCACTTTGTTGCCGTAATACGTGCGACGAATGCGATACGCCCCCTGCAACAACAGCAGCAGCTCTTCATCCGGACAGTCTAAAATCGCCAGCGCTTCTTCATCGGTCAGTTCGTAGCCTTCCAACACACGATCGGCTAATTCCAGCCAATTTGCCATTTTTCCTCTCCCCTTTCCACATCGTTACATTTATCGTAGCGAAAGGGGAGTTAAATTGTCAACTGAAATTTTATTAAGGTTAACTATTAATTCCATACTTTATATTGCTTCGATCAGTTTTATCGCCTTATTCAACATTTCATTTCTCTCCTTCTCCTAAAGTGGTTGTTCGAGCAAACGAACGATCGTATAAAAAAGGATATGCGTCCATGCGGGACAGCATATCCTTTACTATTATTTTGTTAATTTTTCTACGATATCGCGGGCGATCCATACGCCGCAGGCGCTCGCTTGAGCGAGGCCGCGCGTAATGCCGGCGCCGTCGCCGCCGACGTACAAGCCGGAAATTTCCGTCTCAAACCGGTCGTTTAATTTCGGGCGCGCTGAATAAAACTTCGCTTCGACACCGTAAAAGAGCGTATGTTCCGAAGCGAGCCCCGGTGTGACGTGGTTCAGCGCCTCTGTCATTTCGATTAAGCTTTTCATCGTATTGTATGGAAGCACAAGCCCTAAATCACCGGGCACCGCTTCTTTCAATGTCGGTTCGATAAATCCTTCTTTGATCCGTTTTTCCGTAGAACGTCTGCCTTTTAAAATGTCGCCGTATTTTTGCACGATGATGCCGCCGTTCGATAAAGCGTTAGCGAGCCGCGAAATTTCATGTGCGTATTCGTTCGGCTTATCAAACGGGTCGGAAAATTTGTGTGATACAAGAAGCGCAAAATTGGTGTTGTTGCTGCCAAGTTTCGGATCTTTATAAGCGTGGCCGTTTGCGAGCATAATGCCGGAATGGTTCTCAACAACAACGTGCCCTGACGGATTGCTGCAAAACGTGCGCACTTGCGTCCCGACCGACGTGTTGAAAATAAATTTTCCTTCGTACAAATGTTCATTAATCTCTTCCATGACTATGTTCGATGTCTCGACACGCACGCCAATGTCCACTTGGTTGTTGATCATGCGCAAGCGGCGTTTCCGCAATATTTTGCTCAGCCACACCGACCCGTCGCGCCCCGGTGCGATGACGACTTTCTCCGCCGTCAGCGTTTCGCCGTTTTTCAGGATTACACCTGTCACGCGATGCCCATCGTTCGTTTTTTCCGTTATAATATCATCCACTTCCGTTTTAAAACGCATATCAATCCGCTCATGTAAATATTCAAAAATGCTTTTTAAAATTTCTAAGTTTTGCTCCGTCCCCAAATGGCGGACATAGGCGCGCAAAAGCTTCAGCCCAGCGGCGTAAGCGCGGCGCTCAATTTCTTTCACTTTTTCTGTCATTGGATCGGTAATCGATGTCGTCGCCCCGTGTTTTAAGTTAATTTCATCGACATAACGGATCAATTCCAGCACAGTGGACGCCGGCAAATAATCGGTCATCCAGCCTCCGAATTCACTAGTGATATTAAATTTGCCGTCCGAATAGGCTCCGGCCCCGCCGAAGCCGTTCGTGATCGAACATGCCGGCACGCAGCCAGCGTAATCTTTTTTGCCGGCTGGCGGCGGGCACTTTTCAATCTTTTTCTGAAGAATCGGACAATTACGCTTGTATATATCGTGTCCTTTATCAATTAACAGGACGTTCGCCCCTGGAAGTTTCAATGTTAATTCATAACAAGTAAAAATGCCTGCCGGGCCTGCGCCGACGACAATGACATCGTAATGGCTCTTCATCTGTCAATCCCCCACTTCCCATATTCCATTTGTAACTATATCAATTATTTTCCTACTCGTCAATATAAAATACGAACTTTCTATAAATGATATATAAATAATGTTCGTTATTTTACTATCTTGTTTTTACAGACAAAAACTGATAAGTTGATAAAGTAGCAAAAAAGAGAGGAGGAAATCAATGCGGTTTTTCGTAAAAAATTTTGTCAACGGCGTCATCACGATTGTTCCAATTATTTTAGCGGTGTACGTATGCTATAAAGTTTTCGCCTTTTTAGACGGGCTGCTTGGCAAGTATGTGCGTCCGTACTTGCAAGACGATTACATACCAGGGATCGGCATTTTATGTACGATCGTTCTTATCACCGTCTGCGGCTGGCTGTCGACGCAATATATTAGCGGCCGAATTATTCGTCTTCTTGACCGGTTGCTAGAAAGCATTCCGCTCATTAAAACCGTTTATTCCGTCATTAAAGATACCGTTTCTTCGTTTGTCGGCGAAAAACGGTCTTTTTCCAAAGTTGTGCTCGTCACCTTGCCAAAAACGGAACTGAAATGCATCGGCTTCATTACATCCGAGGAAGTGGAAAGCTGGCTCGATCCGCTCAAAGACCACGTTGCCGTCTACGTTCCGCAGACATTTCAAGTGGCAGGCATCACTTTTTTAGTCCCAAAAGAACAAGTAGAGGTCATTGATATGAAGCCGGAAGAAGCGATGAAATTTGTGCTTTCCGGCGGAATGGCATCATCCAAAAAGAAAGGGCTGCCTGACACATAACAGGCAGCCCTTTTGGCAGTTAAAAATATCGTTTTTTCCAGAAAATAAGCGCGGTAATAGTTGACAACGAAGCAGCAATCATCATCGCCACCATAAATGCATACGGCGAATGCTGATACGGAATCGGCACGTTCATGCCGTAGAAGCTCGCGACCATCGTCGGCAAGGAAATCACAATCGTAATCGCTGTTAAAAACTTCATTACAATATTTAAGTTATTCGAAATGACCGAAGCAAACGCGTTCATCGTTCCGCTTAAAATGCTGCTGTATACTTCCGCCATTTCAATCGCTTGTTTATTTTCAATAATGACATCTTGTAGCAAATCTTGATCATCTTCATACATGCGCAAATAATTCAGGCGTAGCAGCCGCTCCATGACAATATTGTTCGCCTTCAGCGATGTCATAAAGTAGACTAAGCTTTTTTCCATGCTGAGGAGCGAAAACAATTCTTTATTTTTCATCGACTGATGCAATTCTTTTTCAATTTCGCTCGTTCTCCGGTTAATTTGTTTTAAATAGCGTAAATAATAAGTAGAAATCACATATAACATTTGCAAAGCAAAACGCGTCTTCATGAACGTGTAAAAGTTTTTAATTTTGTTTTTCGAAAACTCCTCGAAGATCGGGTTTTGCTGTAGACAAACTGTTATAAAGCACGTATTCGTAATAATCATGCCGATCGGAATCGTTTCATACATTGGACCATCAACTTCATCATTTGCGGGAATCGGAATATCAACGATAATCAATACGTGATTATCTTCTTTTTCTACACGTGAACGTTCCTCATCATCAAGCGCGTCTGTGATCGAGTCGATTGGAATATCAAGATGATTAGCAATATAACGGATTTCGTCTTCCGTTGGCGCCACCAAATTAATCCAGCAGCCATTTTTAATTTCATCGATTTCCTTCATTTTTCCGTTTACATCCGATAAATACATTTTCATCATACGCATCCTTCCTCCTTTTCACCGCGAGGAAGTTTGCGCTTCTCCTTTTCCGATCGGAGCTCGCTTTCGTACGATGAGTAGCTGCGACGATCGAAAAAGAAGAAGACAAAGCTCCCCGCTATATTCCGGCTCTGGTTCGCTCGAACTTCGACTACTCATATACGAAAACGTCACTCCTTTCAAAAAAATACTCCTCGATTAATAATAACGTTGAATGACGTATTTGTATAGTAGTTTACCAAAGAAAAAAGCAGCCTACTGGCTACTTTATTCACTGGCTGGCGTGGTGTTAAAAAAATCGCGTTCCTTTTTTTCTTTTCTGTCATGATCGGATTGTTTTTTCGTTTTCTTTCCCATCAGCCCATCCGATTCGTAGCTTAAAGGAAATGGACGTTTTTTCTCCACTTTTTCCCCTCCTCATTTTGTTTTCTCTCTTTACTTTTTGTCAACGAGAAGCAGTTTAATCAAAAATGTCACGAAATGTTCATGAAACTTTTTACAATAAGGATATCGTTTTTTATAATATTAGTTGAGGAGGAGAAATAATGGACATTATCATCACACCAAAGGCATTGGATTGGTTTAAAAAAGAATTGGATTTGCAAGCAGGAGATGCTATCCGCTTCTTTGCCCGCTACGGAGGATGCAGCACCGTACAAAAAGGATTTTCTCTCGGTATAGCAAAAGAAGATCCGATAGAGCCAGTTGCACAAACAACGGTTGATGGAATTACTTTTTTTGTAGAAGATCAGGATATATGGTATTTTGATAATCACAACTTCACTGTTGACATAAATGAAGAAACAGATGAACCTATGTTTATTATTAACTGAACCTCTGCACGACTAAAGTCGGCAGGTTCTTGTGTACTAAAGAGCTTCGTCTATACCTTCGTATAGACACTCCCTCTTGTTCCACAAGACTTTCATGGACGAACATAATTCGAATAATTTTATCATTCAGTCACTTTATCCTGATGACTAATGTCACGGGCTTTCGTTGCAGTTATTCTTGTAAAAAAGCTAGCGTGTTTGGCAAAAACGCTAGCTTTTTTTGATGACGGCGATCGTACAGCGGGAAACGCAGACAAGCCGCTCCTGTTCATCGACGATTTTTATATCCCATACCATCGTTGTTTTGCCGCGGTGCAGAACCGTCCCCTTCGCCGTGACAGTGCCGCTGCGGACGGCGCGGACGTGATTGGCGTTGATTTCCAAGCCAACGACGCTCTCTTTTTCGGGATCAATGAGCGCATAGGCGCCGAGGCTCGCCACCGTTTCCGCCAACGCTACGGAAGCCCCGCCGTGAAGCAACCCAAAAGGCTGATGGGTACGATGGTCGACCGGCATCGTCGCGACGACGCGTCCCTCGCCGATTTCGATAATTTCAATCCCCAATGCTTCGAGCAATGTTCCGTTTCCAATCTCTTTTAAATTCCTCAAATCCATCTTTTTCCTCTCCCCTTATCGACTATAAATGAAACCTCTGCAAATGTTCTGTCAGCCCTTCTTGCTGCAAAATTTTCTTTTGTGTTTCCCCGAGCAGATCGAAATGGGGAAACTCGCCGCGGTGATGGATCCATTCTTTCCGCAATCCGTATTGTTTCCCCCAGGCTGCCAGTTTTTCAATATCCGAACAGCCTACCTTCGTCACGCTCGTGTATTCCGTAAACCGCTCATCATACCAATAATGCGTTAAAAACGCAATTTCTCCTCTTTTTACTTTCTCCTTCCATTCCATTAACTCCTGCCTGCGAATACCAAATGCCATTGTATGTATCTCCTTTACTTTTTCGCCCGTTCATACGCTTCGTGCCAATCAGGAAAATATTTGCGGATGACAATCGGGCGAAAGGTGTCACGTTTAACGCAAACGTGCTGCGATTTTCCCGTTACCGCTATTTCTCCATCCGGCGTCAAAATTTCATACCCATAAGTGACGCGGATGCCGTCATAGGCGTCAATCCAAGTGCGAACGGTCGCCGTTTCCCCGTAATGAAGCGGTTTTTTGTAGGAAACTTGCAGATCGATAACAGGAGAAATAATTCCTTCTTTTTCCATATCGGCATAATGAAATCCTAACTGTTTAATAAGCTCCGTTCGGCCTACTTCCATCCAGACGAGATAATTGGCATGATACACGACTCCCATTTGATCCGTTTCCGCATAACGCACTTCAATTTGTTTTTCGGCTATTTTCATGTCTATCTCCCTCCGTGTTCTTCCTCCATCCGCATACAACTATATCTTACCATATTTAATATTCGATCCATTGACCTTCTCCCCTTTTTTTACATATTTTCATTTCCGACGTTCTATATCGTTTTCGAAAAAGCGAACTTCTTGCCAGGTTATAATAAAAAACGGAGTTGCCCAAGCATAAAGGGCAACTCCGCGTAGTTGATGATTATTGATAGCCGTTTTCACGTGCCGCTGCTTCGTCTTTAATTTCGGCACGCATTGCCGCAATCGCCTCTTCACGGCGTTTATTTTTTTCGCGTATTTTTTCCCGCTCTTCCGGGGAAGCAAACTGCATCGTTTCCTCTGCCTTTTCAATATTTTCAATCGTGTTTTGGACCATATCTTGCAATTTTTCTACGTTGTCGCTGCGGTCATCCGGTTTCGGACGATGAGACATCACGCTTCCTCCTTCGTGCTTGTTATTCGATGTTTATGCTTTATATGAACAATCGATTATTCGCCTTTTGTTTGAATTACTTGAGCATGTTGTCCGGATTGGTCTTGCATTTGTTTCCCTTTATTTCCTCCAGCAGCACGAGGCTGTGTGCCTAGATGGTTCGGATTGAAATATTTTGGGTTTCCTCTCGGATTGCTCATGAACCTCGCCTCCTCACCATCTAGTCTGTCCGCGCGGATGACCGCTATGCATGGCTTATTCTGCTTTTTTAAGCATGCGTTCTTCCAATTTTTTTTCGATTTTCTCCATTGCTTCGCGGTCATTTAATAATTGGCGTTTATTTTCCATAATTAATTCTTGAAATGTTATTTTTCGGGTTCTTCTCATCATTTAACCCTCCTCTCACTTCTTATTTTAATTTCATTCATTCCCAAAAAAGATAAAAATTATTACAACTTTTTGAAAAATACCTGTTAACTTTTACTTTTTCCACAATAAAAAGCACCTTTCGCTTGAAAGATGCTTTTATTGGCGGAGCGGCCCAGTGATTTCTTCCATCTGCTTATACGTCATCGGGCCGATCACTTTTTTCCGGATTACCCCATTGCCATCAATAATATACGATGTCGGAATCGTTTGAATATGATATTTTTTTAATACTTTTTGTTTTTTATCCAGCACCACTGGAAATGATAATTGATAGTCGTTGATAAAGTTTTTTACATTTTCGACCGTATCTTGCGATGTTAAATGAACGGCAAGCAAGCCTACTTCAGAAT
This window contains:
- a CDS encoding magnesium transporter CorA family protein, with product MMKMYLSDVNGKMKEIDEIKNGCWINLVAPTEDEIRYIANHLDIPIDSITDALDDEERSRVEKEDNHVLIIVDIPIPANDEVDGPMYETIPIGMIITNTCFITVCLQQNPIFEEFSKNKIKNFYTFMKTRFALQMLYVISTYYLRYLKQINRRTSEIEKELHQSMKNKELFSLLSMEKSLVYFMTSLKANNIVMERLLRLNYLRMYEDDQDLLQDVIIENKQAIEMAEVYSSILSGTMNAFASVISNNLNIVMKFLTAITIVISLPTMVASFYGMNVPIPYQHSPYAFMVAMMIAASLSTITALIFWKKRYF
- a CDS encoding HesB/YadR/YfhF family protein is translated as MDIIITPKALDWFKKELDLQAGDAIRFFARYGGCSTVQKGFSLGIAKEDPIEPVAQTTVDGITFFVEDQDIWYFDNHNFTVDINEETDEPMFIIN
- a CDS encoding hotdog fold thioesterase; this translates as MDLRNLKEIGNGTLLEALGIEIIEIGEGRVVATMPVDHRTHQPFGLLHGGASVALAETVASLGAYALIDPEKESVVGLEINANHVRAVRSGTVTAKGTVLHRGKTTMVWDIKIVDEQERLVCVSRCTIAVIKKS
- a CDS encoding acyl-CoA thioesterase; translated protein: MKIAEKQIEVRYAETDQMGVVYHANYLVWMEVGRTELIKQLGFHYADMEKEGIISPVIDLQVSYKKPLHYGETATVRTWIDAYDGIRVTYGYEILTPDGEIAVTGKSQHVCVKRDTFRPIVIRKYFPDWHEAYERAKK
- the tlp gene encoding small acid-soluble spore protein Tlp, which gives rise to MSHRPKPDDRSDNVEKLQDMVQNTIENIEKAEETMQFASPEEREKIREKNKRREEAIAAMRAEIKDEAAARENGYQ
- a CDS encoding acid-soluble spore protein N, which produces MSNPRGNPKYFNPNHLGTQPRAAGGNKGKQMQDQSGQHAQVIQTKGE
- a CDS encoding FbpB family small basic protein; the protein is MRRTRKITFQELIMENKRQLLNDREAMEKIEKKLEERMLKKAE